Proteins from a genomic interval of Piscinibacter sp. HJYY11:
- a CDS encoding DUF1631 family protein, translating to MNQTDPRAQAAFDAAMHHIKTTTATVADRVSDHLGVLASAATRIFERDALINTQLDLRRHMSTFVLVFADTLAKRVTRELSPNRETGRSLAETDWQSLSLVDDNEVEEQMHADRIGQAISHGCEWELREIASYTGQLLGIGRADHERNPLRGEVLGEAMYRAITSVSNDRDCRKILARELAIGMSRVMPQCYADILKDFRVRGIQPVGLTVRGVEGPGNEIARDHVISGYDKLRRENGTSTSGGHFSGSAHVAFEDTATGAPGKAMPTTGRGGVGPGLAGLGGAAGGGGFGPGGTGQGGGIGGGARDTSGYGGRTVSGSGGAAMPPPGAAAAARAGGGGGASRGGPSGPSGPANPAGQADAEMMALIRRLTFLATRPADLGGPTSPAGLGGTSGYGSARSLGGPVTGGSGYGDVASGLMAANLIRAHRDELRQASTGALDHMVIDVVGSLFDQILSDPRVPPQMARQIARLQLPVLRVALQDNSFFSSRKHPVRRFVNRMASLAAAFEDLDEGTGKQFMARVRELVQEIVQGDFDQIELYSSKLTALENFVAVQAKAEVEETAKAVSVVDSKESDLRVQQRYMLQLRTALGPLSLPDYLRDFLAQVWSQAIALATRREGAQSETVQRLKRAGRDLVMSVQPKGSPALRKKFLMQLPPLMKDLNEGMKLVGWPEAAQKDFFGKLLPAHADSLKAAPLTELDYNLLAKQVEGVFNTPVPEPDALLRDVPITSTAGTSSSAIAALEPHFSDTEAQQIGLVDETAVDWSKEVDIDLSAVEPEPEPVNSSPDTQPVDLNLDLAAQLDINLDASSEPAEPTQGVQLMDHVKLGFAYRMHLNDQWQKVRLSYVSPGRAFFVFTRGKRHTETVSLTARMLSRMCETGRFKAFESSYLIERATARARKQLAALTANSK from the coding sequence ATGAATCAGACCGACCCACGCGCCCAGGCTGCGTTCGACGCAGCCATGCACCACATCAAGACGACCACGGCCACGGTCGCCGATCGCGTGAGCGACCATCTCGGCGTGCTGGCCTCGGCCGCCACGCGCATCTTCGAGCGTGACGCGCTGATCAACACCCAGCTGGACCTGCGGCGCCACATGAGCACCTTCGTGCTCGTTTTCGCCGACACCTTGGCCAAGCGCGTCACCCGCGAACTCAGCCCCAACCGCGAAACCGGCCGCAGCCTGGCCGAGACCGACTGGCAGTCGCTCAGCCTCGTCGACGACAACGAGGTCGAAGAGCAGATGCACGCCGACCGCATCGGCCAGGCGATCAGCCACGGCTGCGAGTGGGAGCTGCGCGAGATCGCCTCGTACACCGGCCAGCTGCTGGGCATCGGCCGCGCCGACCATGAGCGCAATCCTTTGCGGGGCGAGGTGCTGGGTGAGGCCATGTACCGGGCCATCACGTCGGTCAGCAACGACCGCGACTGCCGCAAGATCCTGGCGCGAGAGCTGGCCATCGGCATGTCGCGCGTCATGCCGCAGTGCTACGCCGACATCCTGAAGGACTTCCGCGTCCGCGGCATCCAGCCGGTCGGCCTCACCGTCCGCGGGGTCGAGGGACCGGGCAATGAAATCGCCCGCGACCACGTGATCTCCGGCTATGACAAGCTGCGCCGCGAGAACGGCACGTCGACGAGCGGCGGGCATTTCAGCGGCAGCGCGCACGTGGCCTTCGAAGACACCGCCACGGGAGCGCCCGGCAAGGCGATGCCCACGACGGGCCGCGGTGGCGTCGGCCCGGGCCTCGCAGGTCTGGGCGGGGCTGCGGGCGGCGGCGGGTTCGGTCCCGGTGGCACTGGCCAGGGTGGTGGCATCGGCGGTGGTGCCAGGGACACCAGCGGCTACGGCGGCCGCACGGTGTCCGGCAGCGGTGGCGCCGCCATGCCCCCGCCGGGCGCCGCGGCTGCTGCACGAGCAGGTGGCGGGGGCGGCGCCAGCCGTGGCGGACCCTCCGGTCCTTCCGGGCCTGCCAACCCGGCCGGCCAGGCCGATGCCGAAATGATGGCGCTCATCCGCCGCCTGACCTTCCTCGCCACCCGGCCGGCCGACCTCGGCGGCCCGACCTCACCCGCCGGCCTGGGAGGCACCAGCGGGTACGGCAGCGCCAGGTCGCTCGGAGGCCCGGTCACCGGCGGCAGCGGGTACGGCGACGTCGCGTCCGGCCTGATGGCCGCCAACCTGATCCGCGCCCACCGCGACGAGTTGCGCCAAGCCTCCACCGGCGCCCTCGATCACATGGTGATCGACGTTGTCGGCAGCCTGTTCGACCAGATCCTCTCCGACCCGCGCGTGCCGCCGCAGATGGCGCGCCAGATCGCCCGCCTGCAGCTGCCGGTCCTGCGCGTCGCGCTGCAGGACAACAGCTTCTTCTCGTCGCGCAAGCACCCGGTGCGCCGCTTCGTCAACCGCATGGCCTCGCTGGCCGCGGCCTTCGAAGACCTGGACGAAGGCACCGGCAAGCAGTTCATGGCGCGCGTGCGCGAGCTGGTGCAGGAGATCGTCCAGGGCGACTTCGACCAGATCGAGCTCTACTCGAGCAAGCTCACTGCGCTCGAGAACTTCGTCGCCGTGCAGGCCAAGGCCGAGGTGGAGGAAACCGCCAAGGCGGTGTCGGTCGTCGACAGCAAGGAGTCGGACCTCCGCGTGCAGCAGCGTTACATGCTGCAGCTGCGCACCGCGCTCGGCCCGCTGTCGCTGCCGGACTACCTGCGCGACTTCCTGGCCCAGGTGTGGAGCCAGGCCATCGCGCTGGCCACGCGCCGCGAAGGTGCCCAGTCGGAGACGGTGCAACGCCTGAAGCGAGCCGGCCGCGACCTCGTGATGAGCGTGCAGCCCAAGGGCTCGCCCGCGCTGCGCAAGAAGTTCCTGATGCAGCTGCCGCCGCTGATGAAGGACCTGAACGAGGGCATGAAGCTCGTCGGCTGGCCCGAGGCGGCACAGAAGGACTTCTTCGGCAAGCTGCTGCCCGCCCATGCCGATTCGCTCAAGGCCGCGCCGCTCACCGAGCTCGACTACAACCTGCTGGCCAAGCAGGTCGAAGGCGTGTTCAACACGCCGGTGCCCGAGCCCGATGCGCTGCTGCGCGACGTGCCGATCACGAGCACCGCAGGCACAAGCTCTTCGGCCATCGCGGCGCTCGAGCCGCATTTCTCCGACACCGAAGCGCAGCAGATCGGCCTCGTCGACGAGACGGCGGTCGACTGGTCGAAGGAAGTCGACATCGACCTGAGCGCCGTCGAGCCGGAGCCGGAGCCTGTCAACAGCTCCCCCGACACGCAGCCGGTCGACCTCAACCTCGACCTTGCCGCACAGCTCGACATCAACCTCGACGCCTCGTCGGAACCGGCCGAGCCCACCCAGGGCGTGCAGCTGATGGACCACGTGAAGCTCGGCTTCGCGTACCGCATGCACCTGAACGACCAGTGGCAGAAGGTGCGCCTGAGCTATGTGAGCCCGGGGCGGGCCTTCTTCGTCTTCACCCGAGGCAAGCGCCACACCGAGACGGTTTCGCTCACGGCACGCATGCTCTCGCGCATGTGCGAGACCGGGCGCTTCAAGGCGTTCGAGAGCTCCTACCTGATCGAGCGCGCCACCGCACGGGCGCGCAAACAACTCGCGGCGCTCACCGCCAACAGCAAGTAG
- the mscL gene encoding large conductance mechanosensitive channel protein MscL yields the protein MGFAKEFKEFAMKGNVVDLAVGVIIGAAFGKIVDSIVKDLVMPVIGKIIGGLDFSSYFIMLSAPPPDFKGPMTYEALTKAGVPLFAYGNFITVALNFVILAFIIFMMVKQINRLKKEAPPPPPAATPEDVVLLREIRDALKK from the coding sequence ATGGGATTCGCCAAGGAATTCAAGGAATTCGCGATGAAGGGCAATGTCGTCGACCTGGCGGTCGGCGTCATCATCGGCGCGGCCTTCGGCAAGATCGTCGACTCGATCGTCAAGGACCTCGTGATGCCCGTCATCGGCAAGATCATCGGGGGGCTCGATTTCTCCAGCTACTTCATCATGCTGTCGGCGCCGCCACCCGACTTCAAGGGCCCGATGACCTACGAAGCGCTCACCAAGGCCGGCGTGCCGCTCTTCGCGTACGGCAACTTCATCACCGTGGCGCTCAACTTCGTGATCCTCGCCTTCATCATCTTCATGATGGTCAAGCAGATCAACCGCCTGAAGAAAGAGGCGCCGCCGCCGCCACCCGCCGCCACGCCCGAAGACGTGGTGCTGCTGCGCGAAATCCGCGACGCGCTCAAAAAGTAG
- the petA gene encoding ubiquinol-cytochrome c reductase iron-sulfur subunit: MSDQQVDQGRRTWVAIACGAGAVGGVATAVPFVSTFQPSERARAAGAAVEVDISSLKPGEKVTVEWRGKPVWIVRRTPEQLAALPKIDAQLADPKSVRKADELTPEYARNEHRSIKPEFLVAVGICSHLGCSPSDKFQAGPQPSLPDDWAGGFICPCHGSTFDMAGRVFKNKPAPDNLEVPPHMYLSETRLLIGEDKKA; encoded by the coding sequence ATGAGTGACCAGCAAGTCGATCAAGGCCGCCGCACCTGGGTTGCCATCGCCTGTGGTGCAGGCGCTGTCGGTGGTGTCGCCACCGCCGTGCCTTTTGTCAGCACCTTCCAACCCTCTGAGCGGGCCCGCGCGGCTGGCGCGGCTGTTGAAGTCGACATCAGCTCGCTCAAGCCCGGCGAGAAGGTCACTGTCGAGTGGCGCGGCAAGCCGGTGTGGATCGTCCGGCGCACTCCGGAGCAGTTGGCTGCATTGCCCAAGATCGACGCCCAGCTGGCCGATCCGAAGTCGGTCCGCAAGGCCGACGAACTGACCCCTGAATACGCGCGCAACGAACACCGTTCGATCAAGCCCGAGTTCCTGGTCGCCGTGGGCATCTGCTCGCACCTTGGCTGTTCGCCGTCCGACAAGTTCCAGGCCGGCCCCCAGCCCTCGCTGCCGGATGACTGGGCCGGCGGGTTCATCTGCCCTTGCCACGGCTCCACGTTCGACATGGCCGGCCGTGTCTTCAAGAACAAGCCTGCTCCTGACAACCTCGAAGTGCCTCCGCACATGTACCTGTCTGAAACCCGCCTGCTGATCGGCGAGGACAAGAAAGCCTGA
- a CDS encoding cytochrome bc complex cytochrome b subunit, whose product MAEFKQVSPNAPIGEKLMTWVDNRFPASKLYKEHMSEYYAPKNFNFWYVFGSLALLVLVIQIVTGIFLVMHYKPDANLAFASVEYIMRDVPWGWLVRYMHSTGASAFFIVVYLHMFRGMIYGSYRKPRELVWIFGCAIFLCLMAEAFMGYLLPWGQMSYWGAQVIVNLFTAVPFIGPDLGILIRGDYVVSDATLNRFFSFHVIAVPLVLLGLVVAHIIALHEVGSNNPDGVEIKAKKDARGIPLDGVPFHPYYTVHDIYATSVFLFFFAAVVFFAPEFGGYFLEYNNFIPADPLKTPAHIAPVWYFTPYYSMLRATTDQMVYVLVALVGLGAVLAIVRGGFSGVGKLAIAIGALVAAGLLLTFEAKFWGVVVMGGAVVIMFFLPWLDRSEAKSIRYRPDWHKIMYAIFVIVFAVLGYLGVQPPSPVGERVSQVGTLFYFGFFLLMPWWSRIGQSKPVPDRVTFSAH is encoded by the coding sequence ATGGCCGAGTTCAAGCAAGTCAGCCCCAATGCCCCGATCGGCGAGAAGCTGATGACGTGGGTCGACAACCGTTTCCCCGCGAGCAAGCTCTACAAAGAGCACATGAGCGAGTACTACGCTCCGAAGAACTTCAACTTCTGGTACGTCTTCGGCTCGCTCGCGCTGCTGGTGCTGGTGATCCAGATCGTCACCGGCATCTTCCTCGTGATGCATTACAAGCCCGATGCGAACCTCGCGTTCGCCTCGGTCGAGTACATCATGCGTGACGTGCCCTGGGGCTGGCTGGTGCGCTACATGCACTCCACCGGTGCCAGCGCCTTCTTCATCGTGGTCTACCTGCACATGTTCCGCGGGATGATCTACGGCAGCTACCGCAAGCCACGCGAGCTGGTGTGGATCTTCGGCTGCGCGATCTTCCTGTGCCTGATGGCCGAAGCCTTCATGGGCTACCTGCTGCCCTGGGGCCAGATGTCGTACTGGGGCGCCCAGGTGATCGTGAACCTGTTCACCGCCGTGCCCTTCATCGGCCCGGACCTCGGCATCCTGATCCGCGGCGACTACGTGGTGAGCGACGCCACGCTGAACCGCTTCTTCAGCTTCCACGTGATCGCCGTGCCGCTGGTGTTGCTGGGCCTCGTGGTCGCGCACATCATCGCGCTGCACGAAGTGGGCTCCAACAACCCCGACGGTGTCGAGATCAAGGCGAAGAAGGATGCGCGCGGCATTCCGCTCGACGGCGTGCCCTTCCACCCCTACTACACGGTGCACGACATTTACGCGACGAGCGTGTTCCTGTTCTTCTTCGCGGCCGTGGTGTTCTTCGCGCCCGAGTTCGGTGGCTACTTCCTCGAGTACAACAACTTCATCCCGGCCGACCCGCTGAAGACCCCAGCGCACATCGCCCCGGTCTGGTACTTCACGCCGTACTACTCGATGCTGCGGGCCACCACAGACCAGATGGTCTACGTGCTCGTCGCGCTGGTGGGCCTGGGTGCGGTGCTGGCCATCGTGCGCGGCGGCTTCTCGGGCGTCGGCAAGCTCGCGATCGCCATCGGCGCGCTGGTTGCGGCCGGCCTGCTGCTCACCTTCGAAGCCAAGTTCTGGGGTGTGGTCGTGATGGGCGGCGCCGTCGTCATCATGTTCTTCCTGCCCTGGCTGGACCGTTCCGAAGCCAAGTCGATCCGCTATCGCCCGGACTGGCACAAGATCATGTACGCGATCTTCGTCATCGTGTTCGCGGTGCTCGGCTACCTCGGCGTGCAGCCGCCGTCGCCCGTGGGCGAGCGTGTCTCTCAAGTCGGCACGCTGTTCTACTTCGGCTTCTTCCTGCTCATGCCCTGGTGGAGCCGCATCGGCCAATCCAAGCCGGTGCCTGACCGCGTGACGTTCAGCGCCCACTGA
- a CDS encoding cytochrome c1: protein MKKLILILLASFGFTAGAVAAEGGIAWDRYPVSKTTDVAALQNGAKLFVNYCLNCHSASFMRYNRLRDIGLTEDQIKKNLMFTTDKVGDTMKTSLDPKQAKEWFGGVPPDLTVIARSRADIGKGSGADYLYTYLRSYYRDDTKATGWNNLAFPSVGMPHVMWELQGQRAPKYVEEKDPHHAGKTVHRFVGYTQLTPGTLSQNDYDEAVGDLVAFLQWMGEPAQHDRVKLGVFVLLFLALFTFIAWRLNAAFWKDVK, encoded by the coding sequence ATGAAGAAACTCATCCTCATCCTGCTGGCGTCGTTCGGCTTCACCGCGGGCGCCGTGGCCGCTGAAGGCGGCATTGCCTGGGACCGTTACCCCGTTTCCAAGACGACCGACGTGGCGGCGCTGCAGAACGGCGCCAAGCTGTTCGTCAACTACTGCCTGAACTGCCACTCGGCCTCGTTCATGCGCTACAACCGCCTGCGCGACATCGGCCTGACCGAAGACCAGATCAAGAAGAACCTCATGTTCACCACCGACAAGGTGGGCGACACGATGAAGACCTCGCTGGACCCGAAGCAGGCCAAGGAATGGTTCGGCGGCGTGCCCCCCGACCTGACCGTGATCGCCCGCTCGCGCGCCGACATCGGCAAGGGCTCCGGCGCCGACTACCTTTACACCTACCTGCGCAGCTACTACCGCGACGACACCAAGGCCACGGGCTGGAACAACCTCGCCTTCCCGAGCGTGGGCATGCCCCATGTGATGTGGGAACTGCAGGGGCAGCGTGCGCCGAAGTACGTCGAGGAAAAGGACCCGCATCACGCTGGCAAGACCGTGCACCGCTTCGTGGGTTACACCCAGCTCACCCCGGGCACGCTCAGCCAGAACGACTACGACGAAGCGGTGGGCGATCTCGTGGCCTTCCTGCAGTGGATGGGTGAGCCCGCCCAGCATGACCGCGTCAAGCTCGGCGTCTTCGTGCTGCTTTTCCTGGCCCTCTTCACGTTCATTGCCTGGCGTCTGAACGCTGCCTTCTGGAAAGACGTGAAATAA
- a CDS encoding glutathione S-transferase N-terminal domain-containing protein, protein MMVLYSGTTCPYSHRCRFVLFEKGMDFEIRDVDLFAKPEDIALMNPYNEVPILVERDLILYESHIINEYIDERFPHPQLMPGDPVARARVRLFLLNFEKELFAHVNVLEGRSTGAKPNDKQLEKARSQIRDRLTQLAPIFLKNKFMLGDDFSMLDVAIAPLLWRLDYYGIDMSKNAVPLLKYAERIFSRPAYIEALTPSEKVMRK, encoded by the coding sequence ATGATGGTGCTTTACTCCGGAACCACCTGCCCCTACTCGCACCGCTGCCGCTTCGTCCTGTTCGAGAAGGGCATGGACTTCGAGATCCGTGATGTCGACCTCTTCGCGAAGCCCGAAGACATCGCGCTGATGAACCCGTACAACGAGGTGCCCATCCTGGTGGAGCGCGACCTCATCCTGTACGAGTCGCACATCATCAACGAGTACATCGACGAGCGTTTCCCGCACCCTCAGCTGATGCCGGGTGATCCGGTCGCGCGTGCGCGTGTGCGCCTGTTCCTGCTCAACTTCGAGAAGGAGCTCTTCGCCCACGTCAACGTGCTCGAAGGCCGCAGCACCGGCGCCAAGCCCAACGACAAGCAGCTCGAGAAGGCCCGCTCGCAGATCCGCGACCGCCTGACCCAGCTCGCGCCGATCTTCCTGAAGAACAAGTTCATGCTGGGCGACGACTTCTCGATGCTCGACGTGGCCATCGCCCCGCTGCTGTGGCGCCTGGACTACTACGGCATCGACATGTCGAAGAACGCCGTGCCGCTGCTCAAGTACGCCGAGCGCATCTTCTCGCGCCCCGCCTACATCGAAGCGTTGACGCCTTCCGAGAAGGTGATGCGCAAGTAA
- a CDS encoding ClpXP protease specificity-enhancing factor gives MSLIPTTPGNAGTSTRPYLIRALHDWCTDNGFTPYLAVYVDASVQVPFEYVKNNEIVLNVGFEATTSLKLGNELIEFKARFGGVSRDIAVPVDHVIAIYARENGQGMAFPVPTEPAAAPLAEQAATPAAERPTQPGGLRLATGDAASATEAPAGKPADDSEPPEPPTGGRPALKRIK, from the coding sequence ATGAGCCTCATCCCGACCACGCCCGGCAACGCAGGTACGTCCACCCGGCCGTACCTGATCCGGGCCCTGCACGACTGGTGCACCGACAACGGCTTCACGCCGTATCTCGCGGTGTATGTCGATGCGAGCGTGCAGGTGCCGTTCGAGTACGTGAAGAACAACGAGATCGTGCTCAACGTCGGGTTCGAGGCCACCACCTCGCTCAAGCTCGGCAACGAGCTGATCGAGTTCAAGGCCCGTTTCGGTGGTGTGTCGCGCGACATCGCCGTGCCGGTGGATCACGTGATCGCCATCTATGCGCGCGAGAACGGGCAGGGCATGGCCTTCCCGGTGCCGACCGAGCCGGCTGCGGCGCCTCTCGCCGAGCAAGCTGCGACGCCGGCCGCCGAGCGGCCCACACAGCCCGGCGGTCTGCGCCTGGCGACGGGGGATGCCGCGTCGGCCACCGAAGCCCCCGCCGGCAAGCCGGCCGACGACAGCGAGCCTCCCGAGCCGCCCACCGGCGGTCGGCCAGCGCTCAAGCGCATCAAGTAA
- a CDS encoding DciA family protein, which translates to MLPWVIMICIAKLLAVNPKQPPVTPNAMRMQEAMASSPPLARLQQLMRESKDRFEAVRPVLPAALAAHVKPGPADGDGWSLLAANAAVASKLRQLQPRLEDALKQRGWQVTSIRIKVQSA; encoded by the coding sequence ATGCTGCCGTGGGTGATCATGATCTGCATCGCTAAACTCCTTGCGGTGAACCCGAAGCAGCCCCCGGTCACCCCCAACGCCATGCGCATGCAGGAAGCCATGGCCTCGAGCCCCCCTCTTGCGCGCCTGCAACAGCTGATGCGGGAATCAAAAGACCGCTTCGAGGCTGTGCGCCCTGTCTTGCCGGCGGCTCTGGCCGCTCATGTGAAACCCGGACCCGCGGATGGCGATGGGTGGTCGTTGCTGGCGGCGAATGCCGCCGTGGCATCCAAGCTGCGCCAGCTTCAACCTCGGCTTGAGGATGCACTCAAGCAGCGGGGATGGCAGGTTACTTCAATCAGGATCAAGGTTCAATCTGCGTAA
- a CDS encoding M23 family metallopeptidase gives MQIMITHGSMARTRVLHFNRLQLIALAFAFVIGLLALSGTIYHVIFLKAAREGWPVVSQVVRLVVRDEFAQRDRFMRENLDAMAQKVGEMQAKLIKLEAIGERVSGLAGVKPEELKQIAPSVHRGGQGGPFIPARKPSLEQLNGMMDSLDEAAEQSGDLFTMIESRLFEKRLEALMVPNSPPINGAVGSGFGFRSDPFSGRPALHTGLDFPADVGTPIMAAAGGVVRSTDFHAAYGNLLEIDHGNGLTTRYAHTSKILVKPGDLVKRGQVVAQVGTTGRSTGPHLHFEVSVEGVLQNPAKFLSGKAPVALPRTAATTAATAAPAAPQSPR, from the coding sequence ATGCAGATCATGATCACCCACGGCAGCATGGCGCGCACCCGTGTGCTGCACTTCAACCGCTTGCAACTGATCGCGCTGGCATTTGCGTTCGTGATCGGGCTTCTGGCGCTGTCGGGCACGATCTACCACGTGATCTTCCTGAAAGCCGCCCGCGAGGGCTGGCCGGTGGTGAGCCAGGTCGTGCGCCTCGTGGTGCGCGACGAGTTCGCGCAGCGCGACCGTTTCATGCGCGAGAACCTCGATGCGATGGCGCAGAAGGTCGGCGAGATGCAGGCCAAGCTGATCAAGCTTGAGGCAATCGGCGAACGTGTTTCCGGTCTCGCCGGGGTCAAGCCCGAAGAGCTCAAGCAGATCGCGCCCTCGGTGCACCGCGGCGGCCAGGGTGGCCCCTTCATCCCGGCGCGCAAGCCGTCGCTGGAGCAGCTCAACGGCATGATGGATTCGCTCGACGAGGCCGCCGAGCAAAGCGGCGACCTCTTCACGATGATCGAGTCGCGCCTCTTCGAGAAGCGCCTCGAGGCGCTGATGGTGCCCAACAGCCCGCCGATCAACGGCGCCGTGGGTTCCGGCTTCGGCTTCCGCTCCGACCCGTTCTCCGGCCGCCCGGCGCTGCACACCGGGCTCGACTTTCCAGCCGACGTGGGCACGCCCATCATGGCTGCGGCCGGGGGTGTGGTGCGTTCCACCGACTTTCACGCCGCCTACGGCAACCTGCTGGAGATCGACCACGGCAATGGCCTGACGACCCGCTATGCCCACACGTCCAAGATCCTGGTGAAGCCCGGTGACCTGGTCAAACGGGGCCAGGTCGTGGCGCAGGTCGGCACCACCGGCCGCTCCACCGGCCCGCACCTCCACTTCGAGGTGAGCGTGGAAGGGGTGCTGCAGAACCCCGCCAAATTCCTCTCGGGCAAGGCACCCGTCGCCCTGCCGCGCACGGCGGCCACGACCGCCGCCACAGCAGCCCCTGCAGCACCTCAGTCACCCCGCTGA